The genomic window ACCATAGCGCTTAAGTCTTTTTATGATTAATGTTTTTAAAGCAGTGGAGGTGAAGACAGTTGACTCGTGAAGAAGTTTTGCAGAAAGTAGCGAATATTATCTCAAATCACTTTGATATTGATGCTGAGAATGTAACTGATCAACTGAATATTAAAGATGACCTGAATGCAGATTCAATCAGTGTGATGGAATTTGTTTTAGAGTTGGAAGATGAGTTTGGAACTGAGATTTCTGATGAAGATGCAGAGAAAATTGAAACCGTGGGTGCCGCTGTAGATTATATAGTAAACAACTTATAATTGATAGGACAAAAAAGAGGCAGAATAGCCGTGCTCAGATCTGAACGGACGCAAGGGCTGTAAGAGAAGAACATGTGTTGTTCCGTCGTTTATTCAGGTTTAAAATTGAGAGAAGAGGTTGGGAGTAATCCTGGCTTCTTTTTTTGTTTAGCTGAACCAGTTCATTCAGCTTTTTTATTTGTCTAGTTTTAAACGTCAGCTCAGTCGACGATAAGATAAATTGCCCTCGTGGTAAAGAGCACCACAAGGGCAGTTTCCTATATCGCTCGGGAGCTACCCAACTTTATTAGCTTTTCTAGTTGTCTAGCTTTATGAACTAGCTCCTTTCAACAATAAGCCAAAACATGTTTTGTGGTAAAGAACACCACATGTCAGTTTTGGCTTATTGCTCGAGAGCTGGGCAAGTTTATTCAGCTTTTCGATTACATCGGAGGACAACCTTTTAAATTTCCTGTAAAAAAAGTATAATAGAGAAGGTTGCAAATAAACTTAAAGGAATGTGGCGAATGGACAACCAGTTAATAAGTGAACTAAAAGAATGTTATGGCATTGTGTTCCATGATGTCAATTTATTGGAACAGGCTTTTACACATTCATCCTATGTGAATGAGCATCGCTACCTGAAACTATCTGATAACGAACGCTTAGAGTTTCTTGGAGACGCGGTACTGGAGCTTTTGGTCTCCCAGTATTTATATCGTAATTTTCCAGAACTGTCAGAGGGAAAGCTGACAAAAATGCGTGCAGCGATTGTACGTGAAGACAGCTTATCCAAGTTTGCCAAAGAGTGTCATTTTGACCAATATATTCTTTTGGGCAAAGGAGAAGAAAATTCTAGTGGTCGGACACGTCCAGCATTGCTCTGCGATGTATTCGAGGCATTTTTAGGTGCCTTGTACCTTGATCAGCAATTGGAAGCTGTCAGAGAGTTTGTATCAAAAATCATTTTTCCCAAAATTGATGCGGGTGCTTTTTCACATGAGATGGATCACAAAACCAAACTGCAGGAGGTTCTGCAGCGTAAAGGAGATGTATCGATCGAGTATCGTTTAGTCAAAGAAGAAGGTCCGGCTCATGATCGGATTTTCTACATTGAAGTCTTTTTAAATGATGCGCTGATTGGAACCGGGCAGGGAAAATCAAAAAAGCTGGCCGAGCAAGATGCTGCAGAACGAGCATTGAAACAATTCTCGGAAGAGTAATAAGCGCTGGAGAGAAAGTAGAATTAGCTGTTCGAGAGGATAACTGTCGCTAGTGGTAACAAGCATCACAAGGTCAATTTTCTATATCGCTCGAGAGCTGAACGACTTCCTTAGCTTTTATAACTTATCTGGCTTAGTGAATTAGACTTGTCGGTAAATAGATAAGAGTGTGGGACAGAACTCAATCCCACACTCCTCTATATATCTAAAACCGAATAAACGGTGGAACAGAAGCAACTACTAGCAGCGAACTGCGTCGATGTCCGCTCAACATCAGTGGTAAACCACTGTGTTTCAAGGCTCTTCGACAATAAGTCGAAATTCAACAAAAATTTGGGATGCAATTTTCGTGAATTCCGTCTTATTGCTTGAAGCTGAACACTTCTGTCCCAACCTCTTCCTAATTTACTCAAAGTCTGATCAAGCTCGTTCAGCTTTTATATCTATCTAGCTTAGTGAATTAGCTCAATCGGCAATAAGTCCAGCTGTCTGCATGATAAAGAGCATCATGAAGACACCTGTTCTTATTGCTTGTGAGCTGTTCAAATTCACTTAGCTTTTATACTTATCTAGCTAAACGAACTAGACTTGTCGGTAAATAGATAAATCTGAGGTAAGCCATTTGTAGATGACTTACTCAGATTTCCTAATTTACTCAAAGTCTGATCGAGTTCGTTCAGCTTTTATATCTATCTAGCTTAGTGAATTAGCTCAGTCGGCAATAAGCCCAGCTGTCTGCATGATAAAGAGCATCATGAAGACACCTGTTCTTATTGCTTGTGAGCTGTTCAAATTCACTTAGCTTTTATAATCGAAAGGAGTATTATTCTTGTTTTTAAAACGTATCGAGATCGCAGGGTTTAAATCCTTTGCAGATCGGACAGTAATAGAATTTGAGAATGGCGTGACTGCCGTCGTAGGGCCTAACGGCAGCGGAAAAAGTAATATTACTGAAGCCGTTCGCTGGGTTTTAGGTGAGCAATCTGCAAAAAGTTTGCGGGGCGGGAAGATGCCGGATATTATTTTTGCCGGATCGGAAGGTCGTAAGCCGTTGAATATTGCAGAGGTAACTGTGGTGCTGGATAACAAGGATCATTATCTTCCTTTGGATTTTTCAGAAATCAGTGTGACAAGGCGCTATCGCAGAACTGGAGAGAGTGATTTCTTTATCAACAAACAAGGCTGCCGTTTGAAGGATATCCAAGAGCTGTTTATGGATTCCGGATTAGGGAAAGAGTCTTTTTCAATCATCTCTCAAGGGAAGGTCGAAGCGATTTTTAATAGTAAACCAGAAGACCGTCGCGGTATTTTTGAAGAAGCAGCCGGCGTACTTAAATATAAGCAGCGAAAGAAAAAAGCGGAACAGAAGTTGTTTGAAACAGAAGACAATCTGAATCGTGTGCAGGATATCATTTATGAGCTAGAAGACCAGCTTACTCCTCTGGCTGCCCAAAGCGAAGCGGCGAAGGAGTTTTTGGCACTCAAAAAGAAATTGACAGAAATCGATGTCAGCTTGACTGTTTCTGAAATCGAACAGACGAAAATAATTTGGGAAACAAAGGCACAGGAATTGTCGGCTGTCGAAGCCGAGTTGGCAGAAATCAGTCAGCGAATTCATCATTCGGAGGATCAGCTATTGCAGCTAAGAAGCCAACGAAATAAACTGGATGAACAGCTGGAACAACAACAAGCACAACTGTTACAAGTAACTGAAGCGTTGAAGCAAACGGAAGGTCAAAAACAAGTGTTGATCGAGCGCTCTAAGCATACCATGCAGTCAACAGCAGAATATCAGGAAAGCTTGACAGAAACCGCTGAAAAGATTCAGTCTTATCGTACAGAGCTTCTGCAGCTAAAAGAGAAGCGTGCACAAAAAGAGCAGGAAAAAGTACAGCTATCCACAGCTATCAAAGAAGCGGAGCTGGAAGTAGAAAAGTACAGCAAATCGTCAAAGGAATTATTGGAAGAGCTACGCAGTGATTATGTGGAAGTAATGCAGGAGCAAGCTAATACAGCGAATGAACTGAAATACCTAGAGCGCCAGTATCAGCAAGAAACAGCAAAAAATAAACAAGCGGTGGAAAAGCATGAGAGCCTAGAAGAGCAACTTTCCGCAGCGCAACAAGAACAGAAAACGCTGGAAGAACAACTGGAAAAATCAGAGCAGCAGCTAGAACAACAACGAACCAATTATACGGCTGCCAAACAGCGATTGGAAAAACAACAACAAGAGCAGTCTGTTAAGCAGAAACAAATGTATCAGACGATGAATCAAGTTCAGCAGGTCAAGGCGAGACGAAAGAGCTTGCAGGAGATTCAAGAGAACTACGCCGGATTCTATCAAGGGGTTCGGGCAGTTCTTAAGCAAAAGGATCAGTTGAGCGGGATTGTCGGTGCAGTGGCAGAATTGATCGAGGTGCCCAAAGAATTCACACTGGCTGTGGAAACTGCTTTGGGGGGCGCGGCGCAGCACGTGATTGTGGAAAACGAAGCAGATGGGCGTTCAGCGATTACTTTTTTGAAGCAACAGCATAGTGGACGTGCAACCTTCCTACCGCTGACTACAATCAAACCACGACAGCTATCCACGGCTATCAGGGAACGAGTGAATACAGTCGATGGCTTTGTGGGAGTTGCCAGCGAGTTGATCCAGTATCCGGGGAATATCAGTCCGGTGATACAGAACCTGTTGGGTGTGACTGTGTTAGCACGTGATTTAGCAAGTGCCAATCAGTTGGCCAAACTAATTAACTACCAATATCGCATAGTTTCTTTAGATGGAGATGTGATGAATCCGGGTGGTTCAATGACCGGTGGAGCGACAAGAAAAGGCAATCAGGGCAGCCTGTTTTCTCAAACGCAGGAGCTTCAAACCTTAACGGAACAGTTAGAACGATTGGAAGCTCAACTGTCAGAAAGTGAAAATCATGTACGCCAATTGACGGAGCAAGTCAAAGAAACAACGGAAGAACTGGAAGCGTTGCGTTCAAAAGGCGAGCAAAGTCGTTTGGACCAGCAGGAGCTGGTTAATAAACGAGCAAATAAAGAAGAAGCAGTGAATCGACTGACGAAGGAAAAACGATTGTTCGAGTTTGAAAGTCGGGAGCTGCATCAGTTTTTAGAAGAGTATCAAGAGAAGCATCAGCAGTTGGAACAGCAGCAAAAAGAACTGGATGTGACGAAAGAGCGGCTAGACCGTGAGATGCAGCAAATCGATCAGGAAGCCAGTCAAATGGAAACCTATAAGGCAAACGCACAGGAGCGTTTGAATAAGCTGCAGGCAGAATGGGCCGTACTCGGTGAGCAGCTATCACATTTAGAAAACCAGATTTCCGATAAACAGTCTCAGTTGGATGAAGTATTGTTGAAGGAAAGTAGTTTAAAGCAGCAGTTGCAGCAGCTGAATGATCATTCTACGGATCATCAGGTCACAGAAGAAGGCTTGGCTGTTCAATTAGAGCAGTTTGCTACGAAACGAACTGAATTGGAAGAAATGATTCAACAAGGGAAAGAAAAACGTCAAGGATTGCAACAGCAAGTCGATCGATTGGATAATAGTCTGACCGATGAGCATAAACAGCAACAGCAATTACTGACGCAGCAAACTCAGCTCGAGGTCGTAAAAAACCGTTCAGAAATCAAACTGGATAATTCTTTGCAGTATCTACAGGAAGAATACAACCTGACCTATGAAAAGGCACAGGCTGATTATCAGTTGGCAATTGAAGCGGACGACGCAAAAATCGAGGTTAAACAATTGAAGCGTAGTATTGAGCGATTAGGGCCAGTCAATCTGAATGCAATCGAGCAATATGAGCAGGTAAATGAGCGACATGTATTCTTGGTAACGCAAAGGGATGATCTGTTGGAAGCCAAGGATCAGTTGTTTGAAACGATGGAAGAAATGGATCAGGAGGTTAAACTGCGGTTCAGCGAGGTATTTGAAGCGATTCGAGGACAGTTCAAAGCCGTCTTCCCCAATATGTTTGGTGGTGGACGAGCAGAATTGGTATTGACGAACCCAGATGATTTACTGAATACCGGGATTGAGATCGAAGCACAGCCACCAGGGAAAAAACTTCAAAGTCTAAGTCTGCTATCTGGGGGAGAACGGGCGTTAACAGCTATTGCGCTACTGTTTTCGATTATTCGCGTTCGACCTGTACCCTTCTGTATTTTAGACGAGGTAGAGGCAGCATTGGATGATGCGAATGTTTCCCGATTCGGTCACTATCTTAGTGAGTTTGAAGATGAGACACAGTTTATTGTGGTGACACACCGTAAAGGAACGATGGAAGCGGCAGATGTATTGTATGGAGTAACGATGCAGGAGTCCGGTGTATCTAAGATTGTTTCCGTTCGTTTGGATGACGTGAATGAAGTCGGAGCAATTTCCACCAGTGCATAGAAAACAGGAGGAACAAAGATGATAAAATTGGTTGCAATCGATTTGGATGGTACCTTGCTGAATAGTCAAAAGCAAATCAGTGATAAAGATAAAAAAACACTGAGTTTGGCAAAAGAACAAGGAGTCAAA from Enterococcus sp. 9E7_DIV0242 includes these protein-coding regions:
- the smc gene encoding chromosome segregation protein SMC; translation: MFLKRIEIAGFKSFADRTVIEFENGVTAVVGPNGSGKSNITEAVRWVLGEQSAKSLRGGKMPDIIFAGSEGRKPLNIAEVTVVLDNKDHYLPLDFSEISVTRRYRRTGESDFFINKQGCRLKDIQELFMDSGLGKESFSIISQGKVEAIFNSKPEDRRGIFEEAAGVLKYKQRKKKAEQKLFETEDNLNRVQDIIYELEDQLTPLAAQSEAAKEFLALKKKLTEIDVSLTVSEIEQTKIIWETKAQELSAVEAELAEISQRIHHSEDQLLQLRSQRNKLDEQLEQQQAQLLQVTEALKQTEGQKQVLIERSKHTMQSTAEYQESLTETAEKIQSYRTELLQLKEKRAQKEQEKVQLSTAIKEAELEVEKYSKSSKELLEELRSDYVEVMQEQANTANELKYLERQYQQETAKNKQAVEKHESLEEQLSAAQQEQKTLEEQLEKSEQQLEQQRTNYTAAKQRLEKQQQEQSVKQKQMYQTMNQVQQVKARRKSLQEIQENYAGFYQGVRAVLKQKDQLSGIVGAVAELIEVPKEFTLAVETALGGAAQHVIVENEADGRSAITFLKQQHSGRATFLPLTTIKPRQLSTAIRERVNTVDGFVGVASELIQYPGNISPVIQNLLGVTVLARDLASANQLAKLINYQYRIVSLDGDVMNPGGSMTGGATRKGNQGSLFSQTQELQTLTEQLERLEAQLSESENHVRQLTEQVKETTEELEALRSKGEQSRLDQQELVNKRANKEEAVNRLTKEKRLFEFESRELHQFLEEYQEKHQQLEQQQKELDVTKERLDREMQQIDQEASQMETYKANAQERLNKLQAEWAVLGEQLSHLENQISDKQSQLDEVLLKESSLKQQLQQLNDHSTDHQVTEEGLAVQLEQFATKRTELEEMIQQGKEKRQGLQQQVDRLDNSLTDEHKQQQQLLTQQTQLEVVKNRSEIKLDNSLQYLQEEYNLTYEKAQADYQLAIEADDAKIEVKQLKRSIERLGPVNLNAIEQYEQVNERHVFLVTQRDDLLEAKDQLFETMEEMDQEVKLRFSEVFEAIRGQFKAVFPNMFGGGRAELVLTNPDDLLNTGIEIEAQPPGKKLQSLSLLSGGERALTAIALLFSIIRVRPVPFCILDEVEAALDDANVSRFGHYLSEFEDETQFIVVTHRKGTMEAADVLYGVTMQESGVSKIVSVRLDDVNEVGAISTSA
- the rnc gene encoding ribonuclease III, producing the protein MDNQLISELKECYGIVFHDVNLLEQAFTHSSYVNEHRYLKLSDNERLEFLGDAVLELLVSQYLYRNFPELSEGKLTKMRAAIVREDSLSKFAKECHFDQYILLGKGEENSSGRTRPALLCDVFEAFLGALYLDQQLEAVREFVSKIIFPKIDAGAFSHEMDHKTKLQEVLQRKGDVSIEYRLVKEEGPAHDRIFYIEVFLNDALIGTGQGKSKKLAEQDAAERALKQFSEE
- the acpP gene encoding acyl carrier protein produces the protein MTREEVLQKVANIISNHFDIDAENVTDQLNIKDDLNADSISVMEFVLELEDEFGTEISDEDAEKIETVGAAVDYIVNNL